The nucleotide sequence CTGAATCCACGCTCTGTAATTTTACCCTGTCTGTCAATAAGAACAAGATAGGGAATATCGTCAATTTTCCAGATATACGTCAGTTCATCGTCCCAGCCAAGCAGGTTGGAAACATTGACCCAATTAAGCTTATCCTCTTTAATGGCATCAGTCCAGTATTTTTTTTCGCTGTCGATAGAAACTGCATATACCGAAAAGCCTTTGTTCCTGTAGCGGTTGTAAATATCAAGAATTTTTTTGTTTTCCTGACGGCAAGGCTGACTGAATGATGCCCAGAAATAGAGTAAAACAACATTTCCTTTTAAGGAAGCCAGTTGAACTTCTTTTCCGTTAGGATCGCTGGCTACCGTATTTGGTGCATCTTTGCCCGGCCCGACAGGAACAATATTAGCTAATTTATCGTCAAGCTGCTTGTAGAATCTTGATCCCGGACAGATTTTTGAAAACTTGTTCCTTGTTTTAATCAGGAAATCATAATTTTCATCAGCGTCCAGATAAAATGCTGCCAAAAGAGCGATCATGGAAGTATCAAGCCTTTCAACAAA is from Sphingobacteriales bacterium and encodes:
- a CDS encoding AhpC/TSA family protein encodes the protein NIYPIYSAVVDENNTFRFDFQVNEPSIYQLRFPNGNIHLFLRGGTVKVNTNLSDLGSYQVIGSPESMQLKEMYYLLNDLNSKTVELQDRVETLKKDKSKVKELLRLVDSLPIYYSAISKEKSKKLRNFVERLDTSMIALLAAFYLDADENYDFLIKTRNKFSKICPGSRFYKQLDDKLANIVPVGPGKDAPNTVASDPNGKEVQLASLKGNVVLLYFWASFSQPCRQENKKILDIYNRYRNKGFSVYAVSIDSEKKYWTDAIKEDKLNWVNVSNLLGWDDELTYIWKIDDIPYLVLIDRQGKITERGFRAFELEAKLKNVLFK